In one window of Fibrobacter sp. UWB5 DNA:
- a CDS encoding GNAT family N-acetyltransferase translates to MASKLEFGLQTREELDEAGLIMARAYEDYDYVTLYFPDREKSRKGLQIFMQCVLKACYGKADLLAAHRDGKLVARATLEAPGFKKPSAFQYIIHGFWRVYLNTKWSEINGFIAMDENASKPCHDFQKSGPDIWYLSMLEVDPSAQGQGVGSQFLAYMEEYVRERGGKQLALFTNSRENLDFYSKRGYEVFHECEIEHDGKKIGSWSMKKILN, encoded by the coding sequence ATGGCAAGTAAACTTGAATTCGGGTTACAGACTCGCGAAGAACTCGACGAAGCCGGCTTAATTATGGCAAGGGCGTACGAAGATTATGACTACGTTACGCTCTATTTCCCTGATAGGGAAAAAAGCCGAAAGGGACTGCAGATTTTTATGCAATGCGTCCTAAAAGCGTGCTATGGAAAGGCTGACTTGTTGGCGGCGCATCGTGACGGTAAGTTGGTTGCCCGAGCAACACTGGAGGCTCCCGGTTTCAAGAAACCTTCCGCGTTTCAATACATTATACACGGCTTTTGGCGTGTGTACCTTAATACGAAATGGAGCGAAATCAACGGATTTATAGCTATGGACGAGAACGCCAGCAAGCCCTGCCACGATTTTCAGAAATCGGGGCCGGACATCTGGTATCTCAGCATGCTCGAAGTGGACCCGTCTGCGCAGGGGCAGGGTGTCGGCTCACAGTTTCTGGCTTATATGGAAGAATACGTGCGGGAGCGCGGCGGCAAGCAGTTGGCCCTATTTACCAACTCACGGGAAAATCTCGACTTTTACAGCAAACGCGGCTACGAGGTCTTTCACGAATGCGAAATTGAGCACGACGGCAAAAAAATCGGCAGCTGGAGCATGAAAAAAATTCTAAATTAA